The Flavobacterium marginilacus genome window below encodes:
- a CDS encoding L-rhamnose mutarotase: MSTKRLCYACDLKDDAALIEEYKKYHQEVWPEIKASISESGIIDMEIYILSSRLFMIMEVDETYTPERKQMMDAGNPKVQEWEELMWKFQQAPPGAKDGEKWLPMEQIFKL, from the coding sequence ATGAGTACAAAAAGATTATGTTACGCCTGTGATTTAAAAGATGACGCTGCTCTTATTGAGGAGTATAAAAAGTATCATCAGGAAGTCTGGCCTGAAATTAAAGCAAGTATTTCTGAATCTGGGATTATAGATATGGAGATTTACATCCTTTCCAGCCGATTGTTTATGATTATGGAAGTGGACGAAACCTATACTCCGGAACGAAAACAGATGATGGATGCCGGCAATCCAAAAGTGCAGGAGTGGGAGGAATTAATGTGGAAATTTCAGCAGGCACCTCCGGGAGCGAAAGACGGTGAAAAATGGCTGCCAATGGAACAGATTTTTAAATTATGA
- a CDS encoding glycoside hydrolase family 97 protein, translating to MRFLLISLFFISLSNSLQAQSVSALSPDKNIKLEVSVINGSAYYNLFYQNEEFLNKSPLGLVSSVGDFTKGLKLAGSTSGKIQDSYKLNRSKVSQVNYKANEIKCIFTNTANDTLNVIFRITNTDAAFSYLLPKSKKNAGDCTIEKEITGFKLPVGTTTFITPQAPPSSGWEKTKPSYEEEYTREEPVGTKSQYGLGYTFPALFHLGNKGWLLISETGISGNYPGTRLSDANADGIYTVAFPQEGENNNQGTATAVAALPMQTSWKTITLGKTLKPIVESTASTDVVKPLIKTSKIFETGRASWSWIVWQDASCNYDDQKTFIDLAANMKCEFILIDALWDVNIGKEKMTELVNYAKSKNVGVILWYNSNGNWNTAPQTPKDRMNTHEARLAEMQWLQQIGVKGLKVDFFGGDKQVTMKMYHDILTDAAEFGLGINFHGTTLPRGWERMYPNYMTSEAVLASENLVFQQTFSDRYPTTATIYPFTRNAVSSMDFGPVFLNKRLNRNPDKGTIRKTTDAFEMATAVVFFSAVQHWGLTPENLNEKPAYLFDYLKKIPTVWDETRFIDGYPGKYCVIARRKNTKWYVAAINGENEAKKISVNLSMLKGKEVSIISDGEGAESKFGTKKSDSGTFSLELSPNGGTVIFMP from the coding sequence ATGAGATTTCTTCTAATTAGTCTTTTTTTTATTTCTCTTTCAAATTCATTACAAGCGCAGTCAGTGTCAGCTTTAAGTCCTGATAAAAATATAAAACTTGAAGTTTCAGTAATAAATGGCAGTGCTTATTACAATCTGTTTTATCAAAACGAAGAATTCCTAAACAAGTCGCCTTTAGGTCTTGTAAGTTCAGTAGGTGACTTTACAAAAGGTCTTAAACTCGCTGGAAGCACTTCCGGTAAAATACAGGATTCTTATAAACTTAACCGTTCTAAAGTCAGCCAGGTCAATTATAAAGCCAATGAAATAAAATGCATTTTCACAAATACAGCGAATGATACTCTAAATGTAATTTTCAGAATTACAAATACAGATGCCGCCTTTAGTTATCTTCTTCCAAAAAGTAAAAAGAACGCTGGCGACTGCACTATTGAAAAAGAAATAACAGGTTTTAAACTTCCAGTGGGAACGACCACTTTTATCACTCCTCAGGCACCGCCATCAAGCGGCTGGGAGAAAACCAAACCGTCATATGAAGAGGAATATACAAGAGAAGAGCCGGTGGGAACAAAATCACAATACGGACTAGGTTATACTTTTCCGGCACTTTTTCATCTGGGAAATAAAGGATGGCTGTTAATTTCTGAAACCGGTATCAGCGGTAATTATCCAGGAACCCGATTGAGTGATGCCAATGCCGATGGAATCTATACTGTTGCTTTTCCTCAGGAAGGCGAAAACAATAATCAAGGTACCGCTACTGCTGTTGCTGCATTACCGATGCAGACTTCATGGAAAACAATCACGCTTGGAAAAACATTAAAACCAATTGTTGAATCAACCGCTTCAACAGATGTTGTAAAACCGCTTATAAAAACTTCTAAAATATTCGAAACAGGCCGTGCAAGCTGGAGCTGGATTGTATGGCAGGATGCAAGCTGTAACTATGATGACCAAAAAACTTTTATTGATCTTGCAGCCAATATGAAATGTGAATTCATATTGATTGATGCGCTTTGGGATGTCAATATTGGAAAAGAAAAAATGACCGAACTGGTAAATTATGCCAAATCCAAAAATGTCGGCGTTATACTTTGGTACAATTCTAATGGCAATTGGAATACCGCACCGCAAACTCCAAAAGACAGAATGAATACGCATGAAGCGCGGCTGGCAGAAATGCAGTGGTTACAGCAGATTGGCGTAAAAGGATTAAAGGTTGATTTTTTTGGCGGTGATAAACAAGTCACGATGAAAATGTATCATGACATACTTACCGATGCAGCAGAATTTGGATTAGGCATCAATTTTCATGGTACTACCCTTCCGCGCGGATGGGAAAGAATGTATCCAAATTATATGACGAGCGAAGCTGTGCTTGCGTCTGAAAATCTAGTTTTTCAGCAGACCTTCAGCGACAGATATCCTACAACCGCAACTATTTACCCTTTTACCAGAAACGCAGTAAGTTCAATGGATTTTGGACCAGTTTTTCTTAACAAACGATTAAACCGTAATCCTGACAAAGGCACAATACGTAAAACTACAGATGCATTCGAAATGGCTACTGCGGTTGTCTTTTTTTCTGCCGTGCAGCACTGGGGATTAACACCGGAAAACTTAAACGAAAAGCCAGCCTATCTATTTGATTATTTAAAAAAGATACCAACAGTATGGGACGAAACCCGTTTTATAGATGGCTATCCTGGTAAATACTGTGTTATTGCCCGCCGAAAAAATACAAAATGGTATGTAGCAGCGATCAACGGCGAAAACGAAGCAAAAAAAATCAGTGTAAATTTATCCATGCTTAAAGGCAAAGAGGTTTCTATTATCTCTGATGGCGAAGGCGCAGAGTCAAAATTCGGCACTAAGAAATCAGATAGCGGCACATTCAGTCTGGAGCTTTCTCCAAATGGAGGAACCGTAATATTTATGCCTTAA
- a CDS encoding glycoside hydrolase family 2 TIM barrel-domain containing protein: MKKIFLAAVLFLGMQSNFAQNNEWENPQILDRGKEAGRSSFLLFGNEAELKDNNPQKSELYQSLNGLWKFNIVKNPSQRTADFYSPGLNDSSWKNIQVPSNWELQGYDIPIYTNITYPFPKNPPFINGDYNPVAAYRRTFTIADSWSDKEIILHFGSISGYARVYINGKEAGMTKASKTPAEFNITSLLKKGENVLAVEVIRWHDGSYLEDQDFWRLSGIERDVYLQAMPRTTVWDYFVKSDLDNQYKNGIFNLDVTLKSFVNNKIKNTSVKVELFDKEGTTVYSESKKVNEKEPKISFSKTIENVKQWNAETPNLYRYIITLLDSKGKTLEIVSKRTGFRKVEIKEAQLLVNGKAVMVKGVNIHEHDEVNGHVPNKELMLKDLQLMKQFNINAIRMCHYPHDTQFYDLCDEYGFYVVDEANIESHGMGAEWQNWFDQKKHPAYLPEWAPAHLDRIKRMFAFDKNHPSIIIWSMGNECGNGPVFYDAYDWLKQVDSTRPVQFEQAGENRDTDIVCPMYPGIKSMKDYANADKKRPYIMCEYAHAMGNSSGNFQEYWDIINSSKHMQGGFIWDWVDQGIKTKNEKGVEFWAYGGDLGGAKLHNDENFCANGLVSANRIPHPGLLEVKKVYQNIQFQFNNQSELTVTNHYNFTNLSDYDFKWELIKNGSKVKSGDFSLDAAPEESKKAALDLGSIDDNSEYFVNVYAVSKNDAPLVAKGHEFAREQFAVGKGSYFKNNIAAKSASKLKYTVKNNVLSFEAESIAGEFDLQKGEILKYNLKNADKAIFTNFPAPYFWRAPTDNDFGSGMQNKLTVWKEASKDPKVISVNLDKKSSEGLLVKVAYQLAKADVPYTVDYLIQNDGSIKVTAAIDVAGKELPEIPRFGMRAKLNGAFDNLSYYGRGPWENYSDRNSASFIGEYSDNVINQYTRNYIRPQEGGYKTDVRWITLKNSTGQGLKVEGQQALGFSALNISAEDLDPGKTKAQRHPSDLDLDSKEAVYLHIDYKQRGVGGDDSWGRLPHDAYRLLDKQYIYSYTISLIN, encoded by the coding sequence ATGAAGAAAATTTTTTTAGCAGCTGTTCTGTTTTTAGGCATGCAAAGTAATTTTGCCCAGAATAATGAATGGGAAAATCCTCAAATATTAGACAGAGGAAAAGAAGCGGGCAGAAGTTCCTTTCTTTTATTCGGTAATGAAGCTGAATTAAAAGATAATAATCCACAAAAATCAGAATTGTATCAGAGTCTGAACGGACTTTGGAAATTCAATATTGTTAAAAATCCATCACAGCGAACAGCAGATTTTTATTCGCCTGGGCTGAACGACAGCAGCTGGAAAAATATCCAAGTACCTTCAAACTGGGAACTGCAGGGGTATGATATTCCTATTTATACTAATATTACTTATCCGTTCCCAAAGAATCCTCCTTTTATTAATGGTGATTATAATCCTGTAGCAGCTTACAGACGTACTTTTACCATCGCAGATTCTTGGAGTGACAAAGAAATTATACTTCATTTTGGTTCTATCTCCGGTTATGCCAGAGTATATATAAACGGAAAAGAAGCAGGGATGACCAAAGCTTCTAAAACACCGGCCGAGTTTAATATTACTTCTCTTTTGAAGAAAGGTGAAAACGTACTTGCAGTTGAGGTTATCCGCTGGCATGACGGAAGTTATCTGGAAGATCAGGATTTCTGGAGATTAAGCGGTATTGAGCGTGATGTTTATCTGCAGGCAATGCCAAGAACTACTGTTTGGGATTATTTTGTAAAAAGTGATTTGGATAATCAGTATAAAAACGGGATTTTCAATCTGGATGTTACTCTAAAGTCTTTTGTAAATAATAAAATAAAGAATACTTCAGTCAAAGTAGAACTGTTTGATAAAGAAGGAACAACAGTTTATTCTGAAAGTAAAAAAGTAAACGAAAAAGAGCCGAAAATCAGCTTCTCAAAAACTATTGAAAATGTAAAACAATGGAATGCTGAAACACCAAATCTGTACCGATACATCATTACATTATTGGACAGTAAAGGAAAAACTCTTGAAATCGTTTCTAAAAGAACCGGTTTTAGAAAAGTAGAAATCAAAGAAGCTCAATTACTGGTAAATGGAAAAGCCGTTATGGTAAAAGGAGTGAATATCCATGAGCATGATGAAGTAAACGGGCACGTACCAAACAAAGAACTAATGCTGAAAGACCTTCAGTTAATGAAGCAGTTCAACATCAATGCAATTCGTATGTGTCATTATCCGCATGATACTCAATTTTATGATTTGTGTGACGAATACGGTTTTTATGTGGTTGATGAGGCTAATATTGAATCACATGGAATGGGAGCCGAATGGCAAAACTGGTTCGATCAGAAAAAGCATCCGGCATATTTACCAGAATGGGCTCCTGCGCATTTGGACCGTATAAAAAGAATGTTTGCATTTGATAAAAATCATCCTTCGATTATAATTTGGTCAATGGGAAATGAATGTGGTAATGGTCCTGTTTTTTATGATGCCTACGATTGGTTGAAACAAGTCGATTCAACTCGTCCGGTTCAATTTGAGCAGGCAGGCGAAAATAGAGATACTGATATTGTCTGTCCGATGTATCCTGGTATTAAAAGTATGAAGGATTATGCAAATGCTGATAAAAAACGTCCATACATTATGTGTGAGTATGCGCATGCCATGGGGAATAGCAGCGGAAATTTTCAAGAGTATTGGGACATTATCAATAGCAGTAAACACATGCAGGGCGGGTTCATCTGGGATTGGGTGGATCAGGGAATAAAAACTAAAAATGAAAAAGGAGTTGAATTTTGGGCATACGGAGGAGATTTAGGCGGTGCTAAATTACATAATGATGAAAATTTCTGTGCTAATGGTTTGGTGTCTGCCAATAGAATTCCGCATCCGGGATTGTTGGAGGTTAAGAAAGTATATCAGAACATTCAGTTTCAGTTCAATAATCAGTCTGAATTGACAGTAACAAATCATTATAATTTCACCAATCTTTCTGATTATGATTTTAAATGGGAATTGATTAAAAACGGGTCAAAAGTGAAGTCTGGAGATTTTAGTCTGGATGCAGCACCTGAGGAAAGCAAAAAAGCTGCTTTAGATCTGGGTTCGATTGATGATAATTCAGAATATTTTGTGAATGTTTATGCTGTTTCAAAAAATGATGCACCTCTGGTTGCCAAAGGACATGAATTTGCAAGAGAACAGTTTGCAGTTGGAAAAGGTTCCTATTTTAAAAATAATATTGCTGCCAAGAGTGCTTCAAAACTGAAATATACAGTTAAAAACAATGTGCTTTCTTTTGAAGCTGAAAGTATCGCTGGAGAATTTGATCTTCAAAAAGGAGAGATTTTAAAATATAATCTGAAAAATGCAGATAAAGCCATTTTTACTAATTTTCCAGCACCTTATTTCTGGCGTGCTCCAACAGATAATGATTTTGGAAGCGGGATGCAAAATAAATTGACGGTTTGGAAAGAAGCTTCAAAAGATCCAAAAGTTATAAGCGTTAATTTGGATAAAAAATCGTCAGAAGGTTTGCTTGTAAAAGTTGCTTATCAATTAGCTAAAGCAGATGTTCCTTATACAGTTGATTATCTTATTCAAAATGATGGTTCGATAAAAGTTACTGCAGCTATTGATGTGGCAGGAAAAGAACTTCCGGAAATCCCTCGTTTTGGAATGCGCGCCAAGTTAAATGGAGCATTTGATAATTTGAGTTATTACGGAAGAGGACCTTGGGAGAATTATTCAGATAGAAATTCGGCTTCTTTTATTGGCGAATATTCGGATAATGTGATCAATCAGTACACCAGAAATTATATCCGTCCGCAGGAAGGCGGTTATAAAACAGATGTACGATGGATTACTTTAAAAAACAGTACGGGGCAAGGTTTGAAAGTCGAAGGACAGCAGGCACTTGGTTTCAGTGCACTGAATATTTCAGCAGAAGATTTGGATCCGGGAAAAACAAAGGCGCAGCGCCACCCTTCTGATTTGGATTTAGATTCTAAAGAAGCGGTTTATCTGCATATAGATTACAAGCAGAGAGGAGTGGGAGGTGATGACAGCTGGGGACGCCTGCCTCATGATGCCTATAGATTATTGGATAAACAATACATTTATTCCTATACAATATCATTAATAAATTAA
- a CDS encoding AraC family transcriptional regulator, with translation MSKNTFKYSFSLLHIDYVKLNHHWNYYNVISPYYRLYYIDEGTGFISDSYGQFRLEPGYLYLIPSFTICNLNCDDYLSQYFIQFFEESADGISLFNNNRSVMKLPASDIDICLVKKMLQSNPGRGINRSDNPKVYEREAYYKEYSALNDAMKTHLKFENQGIILQLLSRFLNTNNFKTQQPQVTPSKILDTMSYVQLNLDKNLTVAELSKRVNQNQDYFSKQFLIHTGQRPLNYIHEKKIERAQYLIATTNKTFLEIALDTGFSNLPHFSKIFKLIVSLTPGEYRNQISHLN, from the coding sequence ATGTCTAAAAATACTTTTAAATATTCTTTTTCATTACTGCATATTGATTACGTGAAACTCAATCATCATTGGAATTATTACAATGTTATCAGTCCCTACTACCGCTTGTATTATATAGATGAAGGAACTGGATTTATTTCTGACAGTTATGGCCAGTTTAGATTAGAGCCGGGTTACTTATATCTTATTCCTAGTTTTACAATATGCAACCTCAACTGTGATGACTATTTGAGTCAGTATTTTATTCAATTCTTCGAAGAATCAGCGGACGGAATTTCTTTATTCAACAACAACCGAAGCGTAATGAAACTGCCTGCATCAGATATTGACATCTGTCTTGTCAAAAAAATGCTGCAGAGCAATCCCGGAAGAGGAATTAACCGCTCGGACAATCCAAAAGTTTATGAAAGAGAAGCTTATTATAAAGAATACAGTGCTCTGAATGATGCAATGAAAACACATCTAAAGTTTGAAAATCAAGGAATTATTCTGCAGCTTCTTTCCCGATTTCTGAACACCAATAACTTCAAGACACAACAGCCGCAGGTTACACCTTCTAAAATACTTGACACAATGAGTTATGTACAGCTTAATTTGGACAAAAACCTCACAGTGGCGGAGTTATCAAAAAGAGTAAATCAGAATCAGGATTATTTTTCAAAACAATTTCTGATTCATACGGGACAAAGACCTTTAAATTATATACATGAAAAAAAAATAGAAAGAGCACAATATCTAATTGCCACCACTAATAAAACCTTTTTAGAAATTGCTTTGGATACCGGTTTTTCTAATTTGCCTCATTTTTCAAAAATATTCAAACTGATCGTAAGCCTTACTCCCGGAGAATACCGAAATCAGATTAGTCATTTGAATTAA
- a CDS encoding glycoside hydrolase family 97 protein, giving the protein MKYICLIFCLFISGLFSINAQEILSPNQKVKVIITSKKESDDKLSGQVYFKVLYKNKLEYIEVLPNSPMGIVRDDQQFTDNLKFVSVSPSKEVNQKYEMITGKRKVCTNLGIEKVFKYLNSNSKPINIVFRVYNDGVAFRYEFPDKSDSPVAIVDEATTYVFASAAKRWMQEYTESYEDFFLFSENGQANKQEWGFPALLKSNDYNVWMLISEAGISENNCAAKLNNSKNSNEYKVTYASPRDNFKQTGVKTMLPWNSQWHTLIIGQLSDIVESTLITDVSKPNELKETNWIKPGAVSWNYWANNHGSKDYKKVAEYIDLAAEMKWPYTLIDWEWDAMSNGGNIADAANYAKSKGIKPLMWYNSGTSWLEPTPVDHMLTAEKRAEEFKWLNKIGVYGIKVDFFAGDQQDMMKYYIDILKDAAKYHLMVNFHGATVPRGWARTYPNLMTTEAVYGAEWYNNKSTLTAKAAQHNSTLPFTRNVVGSMDYTPVTFSNTQHPHITTYAHELALAVVFESGFQHFADTPEAYNSLPLEPKEFLKNVPVSWDDIKLVDGYPGERIITARKKGNIWYLGGLNGKDELQTLKINFDFLGTGNFKLKLIKDGENDKSFAVETKTVKKGDVLNVECLPRGGFTAVLEKK; this is encoded by the coding sequence ATGAAATACATTTGTTTAATATTCTGTCTCTTTATTTCGGGTCTGTTTTCAATAAATGCTCAGGAAATTTTGTCTCCAAATCAAAAAGTTAAGGTAATTATTACTTCAAAAAAAGAATCAGATGATAAATTGTCTGGTCAGGTATATTTTAAAGTTTTGTATAAAAATAAATTAGAATATATTGAAGTCCTGCCCAATTCACCAATGGGTATTGTCAGAGATGATCAGCAGTTTACCGATAACCTTAAATTTGTAAGTGTATCTCCGTCTAAAGAGGTAAACCAGAAATATGAGATGATTACCGGAAAGCGAAAAGTGTGTACTAATTTGGGTATTGAAAAAGTTTTTAAATATCTAAATTCAAATAGTAAGCCGATAAATATTGTTTTTAGAGTTTATAACGATGGTGTAGCATTTCGCTATGAATTTCCTGATAAATCAGATTCTCCGGTTGCTATTGTTGATGAGGCCACGACTTATGTTTTTGCTTCAGCGGCTAAACGCTGGATGCAGGAATATACGGAGTCTTATGAGGATTTTTTTCTTTTTTCGGAAAACGGCCAGGCAAATAAGCAGGAATGGGGTTTTCCAGCTTTATTGAAATCAAATGATTATAATGTATGGATGCTGATTTCTGAAGCAGGTATTTCTGAAAATAACTGTGCAGCAAAATTGAACAATTCTAAAAACTCAAATGAGTACAAAGTAACGTATGCTTCTCCAAGAGATAATTTCAAGCAGACAGGAGTTAAAACGATGCTGCCTTGGAATTCACAATGGCATACGCTAATAATTGGCCAGCTGTCTGATATTGTTGAGTCGACTTTAATTACAGATGTTAGTAAACCTAATGAATTGAAGGAAACGAATTGGATAAAACCAGGTGCAGTTTCCTGGAATTATTGGGCTAATAATCATGGATCAAAAGATTATAAAAAAGTGGCTGAATATATAGATTTGGCCGCAGAAATGAAATGGCCTTACACTTTAATTGATTGGGAATGGGATGCTATGAGTAATGGAGGAAATATAGCTGATGCTGCAAATTATGCCAAAAGTAAAGGAATCAAGCCACTGATGTGGTATAATTCAGGAACATCATGGCTTGAACCAACTCCAGTTGACCATATGTTAACAGCTGAAAAGCGGGCTGAAGAATTTAAGTGGCTTAATAAAATTGGAGTTTATGGCATTAAAGTTGATTTTTTTGCAGGAGACCAGCAGGACATGATGAAATATTACATTGATATTTTAAAAGATGCTGCAAAATATCATTTAATGGTAAATTTTCATGGAGCAACTGTTCCAAGAGGCTGGGCCCGGACTTATCCAAATTTAATGACTACCGAAGCAGTCTATGGAGCCGAATGGTATAATAATAAATCAACACTTACGGCCAAGGCGGCTCAGCATAATTCAACGCTTCCTTTTACACGAAATGTTGTGGGATCTATGGATTATACTCCGGTAACTTTCTCAAATACACAGCATCCTCATATTACCACTTATGCTCATGAGCTTGCATTGGCGGTTGTTTTCGAATCAGGGTTTCAGCATTTTGCAGATACACCCGAAGCTTATAATAGTCTGCCTTTGGAGCCAAAAGAATTTTTAAAAAATGTTCCTGTAAGCTGGGATGATATAAAACTTGTTGATGGTTATCCAGGAGAGCGAATTATAACTGCCAGAAAAAAAGGAAATATATGGTATCTAGGAGGGCTTAATGGCAAGGATGAATTACAAACATTAAAAATAAATTTTGATTTCCTTGGTACAGGTAATTTTAAATTAAAGCTTATTAAGGACGGAGAAAATGATAAGTCATTTGCTGTCGAAACAAAAACAGTAAAAAAAGGAGATGTTTTGAATGTGGAATGTCTTCCGAGAGGAGGATTTACCGCTGTTCTGGAAAAAAAATAA
- a CDS encoding alpha-L-fucosidase, translating into MNRRNALKLGASALAGLYLSPLLGQSHILNAVAAQGPFEPTWDSLSKYIVPDWFRDAKFGMWAHWGPQCEPEAGDWYARGMYEEGSRQYKFHVEKYGHPSKFGFKDVINVWKADNWNPEELVNLYKDAGAKYFMAMANHHDNLDLYDSKHQPNWNSTKMGPKKDIIAGWEKAARKANLHFAVSVHAAHAWNWFDTSKGADKEGPLAGVSYDGTLTKADGAGTWWDGLDPQDLYAQNHPVSAKPSEKSSVHSQWDWGDGASVPSSAYSEKFHDRTIDLIDKYNPDLIYFDDTALPLWPVSDAGLRIAAHLYNKSLKKNKTVQTVVTGKILTEQQRKTMVWDIEKGQSNSIEPLPWQTDTCIGNWHYDRGVYNNKRYKSAKTVIHTLIDVVSKNGNLMLNIPVRGDGSIDELERAIVAEIGVWMKANSESIYGTRPWKIFGEGPQQESAGALTAQGFNEGKGKPYTAEDIRFVQKGKTLFATVMAWPENGAVLIKSLGKNAGYYTKNIKQVKLVSTGQKLEFTQNDNGLEVRFPNQKPEASFANALEIVS; encoded by the coding sequence ATGAACAGAAGAAATGCTCTAAAACTTGGTGCGTCAGCTTTAGCTGGACTTTACTTATCTCCTTTATTGGGACAATCCCATATATTAAATGCGGTAGCTGCTCAAGGTCCTTTTGAACCAACTTGGGATTCTCTCAGTAAATATATAGTTCCCGATTGGTTCCGTGATGCTAAGTTTGGAATGTGGGCACATTGGGGCCCTCAATGTGAGCCGGAAGCTGGAGATTGGTATGCGAGAGGAATGTATGAGGAAGGATCAAGACAGTATAAATTTCATGTTGAAAAATATGGACATCCTTCAAAGTTTGGTTTTAAAGATGTTATCAATGTTTGGAAAGCCGATAACTGGAACCCAGAAGAACTGGTTAATTTATATAAAGATGCCGGAGCTAAATATTTTATGGCAATGGCAAACCATCATGATAATTTAGATTTGTATGACAGTAAACATCAGCCCAATTGGAATTCAACAAAAATGGGACCTAAAAAAGATATTATTGCTGGGTGGGAAAAAGCAGCGCGCAAAGCTAATCTCCATTTTGCAGTAAGTGTCCATGCCGCACATGCTTGGAATTGGTTTGATACTTCAAAGGGAGCTGACAAAGAAGGGCCATTAGCAGGAGTTTCCTATGATGGAACTTTGACTAAGGCAGATGGAGCAGGAACTTGGTGGGATGGTTTAGATCCTCAGGATTTATATGCACAGAACCATCCGGTAAGTGCGAAACCTTCGGAAAAGTCATCTGTTCACAGCCAATGGGATTGGGGTGATGGAGCTTCAGTGCCTTCTTCAGCTTATTCAGAAAAATTTCATGACAGAACCATCGATTTAATAGATAAGTACAATCCTGATTTAATTTATTTTGATGATACAGCTTTGCCATTATGGCCTGTAAGTGATGCAGGTTTGCGTATAGCGGCACATTTGTATAACAAAAGTTTAAAGAAAAATAAAACGGTACAGACTGTTGTTACTGGTAAAATACTAACGGAACAGCAACGAAAAACCATGGTTTGGGATATCGAAAAAGGACAAAGTAATTCAATTGAGCCTTTGCCTTGGCAGACAGATACTTGTATCGGTAACTGGCATTATGACCGTGGTGTGTATAATAATAAACGATACAAATCGGCTAAAACTGTTATTCATACACTGATAGATGTAGTGAGCAAAAACGGAAATTTAATGCTGAATATTCCTGTGCGCGGTGATGGAAGTATTGACGAATTAGAACGTGCAATTGTAGCAGAAATAGGTGTCTGGATGAAAGCAAACAGCGAGAGTATTTACGGTACGCGTCCATGGAAAATATTTGGCGAAGGTCCGCAGCAGGAAAGCGCAGGAGCTTTGACCGCTCAGGGTTTTAACGAAGGCAAAGGAAAACCTTATACAGCCGAAGATATTCGGTTTGTGCAAAAAGGTAAAACCCTTTTTGCTACGGTAATGGCATGGCCAGAAAATGGTGCTGTTTTGATTAAAAGTTTAGGAAAAAATGCGGGTTATTATACAAAAAACATAAAACAGGTTAAGTTAGTAAGCACAGGACAGAAGCTTGAATTTACACAGAACGACAATGGACTAGAAGTTCGTTTTCCTAATCAAAAACCAGAGGCTTCTTTTGCGAATGCATTGGAGATTGTTTCATAA